In a single window of the Brachionichthys hirsutus isolate HB-005 chromosome 18, CSIRO-AGI_Bhir_v1, whole genome shotgun sequence genome:
- the LOC137907746 gene encoding snake venom 5'-nucleotidase-like, producing MSVWKSRCALPSPIYLFPQATSSSSVKYCFRLLRTGTMSAWTSRHALLSSIYLFLLTGTVSSFEVTLLHTNDNHARIEETGEDSGKCDTSCFAGVARRFTKVSEIRKMERNVLLLDAGDQFQGTVWFNYYKGAEAAHFMNKLGYDAMTLGNHEFDNGVEGLIHPFLQNVNFPVVSANIKPDQTLDAKLSGLYKPYTILNVGTEKVAVVGYTTAETPYLSMPGPHLKFEDEVEALQVQVDKLETLGYHKIIALGHSGFDVDKDIAKRVRGVDVVIGGHTNTFLYTGSPPSTEVPAGPYPYMVRSDDGRDVPVVQAYAFGKYLGYLKVTFDDAGNLINAVGNPILMDSSIPQDPDVLADIEEWKKGLANYSSQYVGQTLVYLNGTFEECRLRECNLGNLICDAMIYHNIKYSSELQWNRVATCMLNSGVIRSAINERYKNGSITMEEILNVLPFGNTIDLAQIKGSTVKKAFEHSVHRYGGLPGEFLQVSGIKVEYDLSKPVNQRVASVSMRCTECRVPKYEPLDPEKTYTVAMPSFIVDGGDGFTMIKEEILKHDTGDMDIFVLSKYVSDMKRVYPAVEGRIIFRNSAILTTQSLGLLLLGFCLSLAL from the exons ATGAGCGTCTGGAAGTCCCGGTGCGCTCTGCCCTCCCCCATTTATCTCTTTCCGCAAGCCACGTCATCCTCGTCTGTTAAATACTGCTTTCGACTTTTACGCACAGGCACCATGAGCGCCTGGACGTCCCGGCACGCTCTGCTCTCCTCCATTTACCTCTTTCTTCTCACGGGAACGGTCTCCTCTTTCGAGGTGACACTGCTTCACACCAACGACAACCATGCGCGGATCGAGGAGACCGGCGAGGACTCGGGAAAGTGTGATACTTCTTGTTTCGCAGGCGTCGCCAGGAGGTTCACGAAAGTGTCTGAGATCCGAAAGATGGAACGGAACGTGTTGCTACTGGATGCTGGAGACCAGTTTCAGGGAACTGTCTGGTTCAACTACTACAAAGGCGCGGAAGCAGCGCACTTCATGAACAAACTTGGCTATGATGCTATG ACTTTGGGAAACCATGAGTTTGACAATGGAGTGGAGGGTCTCATCCATCCCTTCCTGCAGAATGTGAATTTCCCTGTGGTGAGTGCCAACATAAAACCTGATCAGACTCTGGATGCAAAACTCAGTGGCCTCTACAAACCCTACACGATCTTAAATGTGGGTACAGAGAAAGTAGCTGTGGTGGGCTACACCACTGCAGAGACGCCCTACTTATCCATGCCAG GCCCACACCTTAAGTTTGAGGATGAGGTGGAGGCTCTGCAGGTGCAGGTTGATAAACTCGAAACCTTGGGCTATCATAAGATTATCGCCCTGGGCCACTCTGGCTTTGACGTGGATAAAGACATTGCAAAGCGTGTGAGAGGGGTCGATGTTGTTATTGGAGGACACACCAACACGTTTCTCTACACTG GCAGCCCCCCATCCACGGAAGTACCAGCAGGTCCATACCCTTATATGGTAAGGTCAGATGATGGGAGAGACGTGCCAGTGGTCCAGGCTTATGCCTTTGGGAAATATCTTGGATACTTAAAAGTGACCTTTGATGATGCTGGGAATTTGATAAATGCTGTTGGGAACCCAATCTTGATGGATAGCAGCATTCCTCAAG ACCCAGATGTCCTTGCTGATATCGAGGAGTGGAAAAAAGGCTTGGCTAATTACTCGTCCCAGTATGTCGGACAAACTTTAGTCTACCTCAACGGGACATTTGAAGAGTGTCGACTTCGGGAGTGTAACCTTGGAAACCTAATTTGTGATGCTATG ATTTATCACAACATAAAGTATTCAAGTGAGCTACAGTGGAATCGAGTGGCCACATGTATGCTGAATAGCGGGGTCATACGCTCTGCAATAAATGAGCGTTACAAAAATG GTTCCATAACCATGGAGGAGATCCTTAACGTGTTACCATTTGGAAACACAATTGACTTGGCACAGATAAAAGGATCAACAGTGAAAAAGGCATTTGAACACTCCGTTCACAGATACGGAGGCTTGCCTGGAGAATTTCTTCAAGTCTCAG GCATCAAAGTTGAGTATGACCTCTCTAAGCCAGTGAACCAGCGCGTCGCATCTGTGTCCATGCGCTGCACCGAGTGCCGTGTGCCCAAGTACGAGCCACTGGACCCGGAGAAGACGTACACTGTGGCCATGCCTTCATTCATAGTGGACGGAGGTGATGGCTTCACCATGATTAAAGAGGAGATTCTGAAGCATGACACAG GTGATATGGACATTTTCGTTTTGTCCAAATATGTGTCGGATATGAAGCGTGTGTATCCCGCAGTGGAAGGCCGGATAATATTCAGGAACTCGGCCATCCTTACAACCCAGAGTCTTGGCTTGTTGCTGCTGGGTTTTTGTCTATCCCTGGCCCTCTGA
- the LOC137907374 gene encoding sorting nexin-14-like → MGRIGACLRKIKRRVMLSRFRELGRQYPVFCFLLLALLMCTVLLNRHMHIIMVFWSFLAGVVTFYCSLGPESLLPNVFISIKPKDKSYQQELFPLGHSCAVCGKIKCQRHRPTLLLENYQPWLDLKVPSKVDASLSEILELVLENFVYPWYRDITDDEAFVDELRVTLRFFAAVLVRRTQKVDVASLITQKLLNVSMKHIEIISKARQKVKNAEYLQQAALEEYAADLHVALRSRRDELLYLRKLIETLFPYILPPKAMDCRSLTLLIREVLAGSVFLPSMDYLADPDTVNHLLLIFIDNSPPEEDVEPPSALVPFLQKYSDARNKKPSVLKLELKEIREQQDLLFRFMNFLKQEGAVHVLQFCLAVEEFNDRILCPELSDSEKMNLHEEVKKIYETYCLDESVDKIRFDPFIVEEIRNIAEGPYPQVVKLQTMKCLFEAYEHVLSLLENVFTPMFCHSDEYFRQLLRGAESPARNSRMSRNSVSLDDIRSWDWSPESPSLLFTASGSSSPASFNSLHAQSTFTTFPYGSLSHRHSSPKNTSKRGESFGISRIGSKIKGVFKSTTMEGAMLPSHGLVEGEDDMVEEAMMVLEDDSPLEAASTPSTPRNLSAWNITIPYIDFYDDDVKRERIPVFCIDVERNDRKAVGHETELWSVYRRYLEFYVLESKLTEFHGSFPDAQLPSKRIIGPKNYEFLTSKREEFQEYLQKLLQHPELSNSQLLVDFLSPHSMGSQFLDKMLPDVNLGKIIKSVPSKLIKEKGQHLEPFLQSFFNSCESPKPKPSRPELTILSPTSENDKKLFNDLFKNNANRSEMTEKRHNQNYFMEMMTVEGVYDYLMYVGRVVFHIPDWLHHLLMTGRILFKNTMEAYTDFYLQYKLNQVVQEHRLVSLITLLRDTVFCESSPPRSAQDKQRRAKKTFGEMMHYIPDFLGKCIGEEAKYEGIRLLFDGLQQPVLNKQLTYVLLDITIQELFPELNKQALKETSVMAPWM, encoded by the exons ATGGGACGCATCGGGGCTTGTCTCAGGAAAATAAAGCGAAGGGTGATGCTGAGCCGGTTCAGAGAGCTGGGCCGGCAGTACCCAGtcttctgctttctgctgctgGCCCTGCTCATGTGCACTGTGCTTTTAAACAG ACATATGCACATCATTATGGTGTTTTGGTCCTTCCTCGCTGGGGTGGTCACTTTCTACTGCTCCTTGGGGCCCGAGTCGCTGCTTCCCAACGTCTTTATTTCCATCAAACCGAAAGACAAG TCATACCAGCAGGAGCTGTTTCCACTGGGCCATAGCTGTGCTGTTTGTGGAAAGATAAAATGCCAAAGGCACAG ACCAACTTTATTGCTAGAAAACTATCAACCATGGCTTGACCTGAAAGTTCCTTCCAAGGTGGATGCTTCACTTTCAGAG attctgGAGCTGGTTTTGGAAAATTTTGTGTATCCTTGGTATAG AGACATCACAGACGACGAGGCCTTTGTGGACGAGCTGAGGGTGACTTTACGCTTCTTTGCTGCCGTGTTGGTCCGCCGAACCCAGAAG gTGGATGTGGCATCTCTCATCACACAAAAGCTGCTTAACGTTTCCATGAAGCACATTGAAATAATCAGCAAAGCGAGACAGAAAG tAAAGAATGCAGAGTACCTTCAGCAAGCTGCCCTGGAGGAATATGCTGCTGACCTCCATGTAGCCCTACGCAGTCGCAGAGATGAGCTCCTCTACCTCAGGAAGCTGATAGAGACGCTCTTCCCCTATATTCTGCCACCTAAGGCGATGGACTGCAG ATCTCTTACGCTCCTGATTAGAGAAGTCTTGGCTGGTTCTGTTTTCCTGCCTTCCATGGACTACTTGGCTGATCCT gacaCAGTGAATCATTTACTTTTGATATTCATTGATAACTCCCCT CCTGAAGAAGACGTAGAGCCCCCGTCAGCATTGGTTCCTTTTCTTCAAAAGTACTCTGACGCTCGCAACAAAAAGCCCTCT GTGCTGAAGCTTGAGTTGAAAGAAATCAGAGAACAGCAAGACCTTCTCTTCCGTTTCATGAACTTCCTGAAGCAAGAAGGGGCCGTCCATGTTCTCCAGTTCTGCCTGGCCGTTG AGGAGTTCAATGATAGGATCCTCTGCCCAGAGCTGTCTGACTCAGAGAAGATGAATCTCcacgaggaggtgaagaagatcTACGAGACCTACTGTTTGGATGAGAGCGTCGACAAAATCCGCTTCGACCCTTTTATCGTGGAGGAAATACGCAACA TTGCAGAGGGCCCGTATCCGCAGGTGGTAAAACTACAGACCATGAAGTGCTTGTTTGAAGCCTACGAGCACGTCCTGTCACTCCTGGAGAATGTTTTCACCCCCATGTTTTGCCACAGTGACGAG TACTTCCGCCAGCTTCTGCGAGGGGCCGAGTCCCCAGCCAGGAATTCCAGAATGAGCAG AAATAGCGTCAGTTTGGATGACATTCG TTCCTGGGACTGGAGCCCCGAGTCCCCATCCTTACTGTTCACCGCCTCTGGCAGCTCTTCACCTGCATCTTTTAACTCCCTCCATGCCCAGTCCACGTTCACAACTTTCCCATACGGCTCGCTATCCCACCGCCACTCATCGCCAAA GAACACATCAAAGAGGGGTGAATCTTTTGGGATCAGTCGCATCGGCAGTAAGATCAAAGGCGTTTTCAAGAGCACTACCATGGAAGGAGCCATGCTGCCGTCCCATGGGTTGGTGGAGGGCGAAGATGACATG GTGGAGGAAGCCATGATGGTGCTGGAGGATGACTCGCCTCTGGAGGCTGCCTCCACCCCTAGCACACCCCGAAACCTCTCAGCCTGGAACATCACCATCCCGTACATTGATTTCTATGATGACGATGTGAAAAGGGAGAGGATTCCTGTGTTCTGTATTGACGTAGAGCGCAATGACCGGAAGGCAG TGGGACACGAGACTGAGCTCTGGTCTGTGTACAGAAGATATCTGGAATTCTATGTACTCGAATCAAAGCTCACTGAATTTCATG GCTCTTTTCCAGATGCACAGCTGCCTTCGAAAAGAATCATTGGTCCAAAGAATTATGAGTTCCTAACATCGAAGCGGGAGGAATTTCAGGAGTACCTTCAG AAACTTCTGCAGCACCCTGAGCTGAGCAACAGTCAGCTTCTTGTCGACTtcctgtctcctcacagcatgGGGTCTCAGTTCCTGGATAAGATGCTGCCTGACGTGAATCTGG GGAAAATTATTAAGTCGGTTCCCAGCAAATTAATAAAAGAG AAAGGGCAGCATCTGGAGCCTTTCCTCCAGTCCTTCTTCAACTCCTGTGAATCTCCCAAACCTAAACCCAGCCGGCCTGAGCTCACCATTCTAAGCCCCACCTCAGAAAATGATAAAAAG CTCTTCAATGACCTCTTCAAAAACAACGCTAACAGATCAGAGATGACTGAGAAGAGACACAATCAGAATTACTTCATGGAAATGATGACTGTAGAAGGGGTGTATGACTACTTGATGTATGTGG GACGAGTGGTCTTCCACATCCCAGACTGGCTGCACCACCTGCTAATGACTGGCAGGATCCTGTTCAAGAACACAATGGAAGCCTACACGGATTTCTACCTTCAGTACAAACTGAACCAGGTCGTCCAGGAGCACCGCCTAGTCTCACTCATCACCCTGCTTAGAG ACACAGTTTTCTGTGAAAGCAGTCCCCCCCGCTCGGCTCAGGATAAGCAGAGGAGGGCAAAAAAGACATTTGGGGAGATGATGCACTATATTCCAG ACTTCCTTGGGAAATGTATTGGAGAAGAGGCCAAGTATGAAGGAATTCGCCTTTTGTTTGATGGACTGCAACAGCCAGTTCTAAACAAACAG CTGACATATGTGTTGCTGGACATCACAATTCAAGAACTTTTCCCTGAGCTCAACAAG cagGCACTGAAGGAGACATCCGTGATGGCTCCGTGGATGTAA
- the LOC137907921 gene encoding heterogeneous nuclear ribonucleoprotein Q: MATEHINGNGPEEPMDTSAAVTHSEHFQTLLEAGLPQKVAEKLDEIYIAGLVSHSDLDDRAIEALKEFNEEGALQVLLEFKDSDLSHVQNKSAFLCGVMKTYRQREKQGTKVSDTNKGPDEAKIKALLERTGYTLDVTTGQRKYGGPPPESAHSGAQPTIGTEIFVGKIPRDLFEDELVPLFEKAGPIWDLRLMMDPLSGLNRGYAFVTFCTKEAAQQAVKLCNNNEIRPGKHIGVCISVANNRLFVGSIPKSKTKEQIAEEFAKVTEGLNDVILYHQPDDKKKNRGFCFLEYEDHKTAAQARRRLMSGKVKVWGNVVTVEWADPIEDPDPEVMAKVKVLFVRNLACTVTEEILEKAFSQFGKLERVKKLKDYAFIHFEERDGAVKALADLNGKDLEGERIEIVFAKPPDQKRKERKAQRQAAKTQMYDEYYYYGPPHMPPPTRTRGRGGRGGYSYHPDYYGYEDYYDYYGYDYHNYRGGYEDPYYGYDDFQGSGRGRGGRGAVRGNGNQTRGRGAVTPRGRLTFSQRGCPGTSSRAGKRGRGRS, encoded by the exons ATGGCCACAGAACATATTAATGGGAATGGTCCAGAAGAACCAATGGACACCTCTGCTGCAGTTACCCATTCTGAACACTTCCAGACTTTATTAGAAGCTGGTTTACCACAGAAAGTTGCTGAAAAACTAGATGAAATTTACATAGCAG GCTTGGTGTCACACAGTGACTTGGATGACCGAGCAATTGAGGCTCTGAAAGAATTCAACGAGGAAGGTGCTCTGCAAGTCCTTTTGGAATTTAAGGACAGTGACCTCTCGCATGTTCAG aaCAAAAGTGCCTTTCTTTGTGGTGTGATGAAGACGTACAGACAGCGAGAGAAACAAGGGACCAAAGTGTCAGACACCAATAAAGGACCAGATGAAGCCAAAATCAAA GCTTTGCTGGAGAGGACTGGCTACACGCTTGATGTGACAACAGGCCAGAGGAAGTATGGAGGTCCCCCACCGGAGTCTGCCCACTCAGGGGCTCAGCCAACCATTGGTACAGAG ATATTTGTAGGTAAAATCCCCAGAGACCTTTTTGAGGATGAGCTGGTTCCGCTGTTTGAGAAAGCCGGGCCCATCTGGGACTTGCGCCTGATGATGGATCCTCTCAGTGGCCTGAACAGAGGCTATGCCTTTGTCACTTTCTGCACTAAAGAAGCTGCACAGCAGGCTGTCAAGCTG TGCAACAACAATGAAATTCGACCGGGTAAACACATTGGCGTATGCATCTCTGTGGCCAATAATAGATTGTTTGTTGGCTCCATCCCCAAGAGTAAAACAAAAGAGCAGATTGCCGAAGAATTCGCAAAAGTCACAG AGGGTCTAAATGATGTCATATTGTACCATCAGCCAGACGACAAGAAGAAGAATCGGGGCTTTTGCTTTCTGGAATATGAagatcacaaaacagcagctcaGGCTCGTCGCCGGCTGATGAGTGGCAAGGTTAAAGTGTGGGGAAATGTGGTCACTGTGGAGTGGGCAGATCCCATCGAGGACCCAGACCCAGAGGTCATGGCCAAG gTTAAGGTGCTGTTTGTGAGGAACTTGGCTTGCACTGTCACGGAGGAGATACTTGAAAAGGCCTTCAGTCAGTTTGGCAAGCTGGAAAGGGTGAAAAAATTGAAAGACTACGCCTTCATCCATTTCGAGGAAAGAGATGGTGCTGTAAAG GCATTGGCTGATCTCAATGGCAAAGACCTCGAAGGAGAGCGCATTGAAATTGTCTTCGCCAAGCCGCCTGACCAGAAAAGAAAGGAGCGCAAAGCTCAGAGACAAGCTgctaaaacacaaat GTACGACGAATACTATTATTATGGGCCTCCTCACATGCCGCCACCAACACGAACCAGAGGCCGAGGTGGGCGAGGAGGTTATTCCTACCATCCCGATTATTACGGCTATGAAGACTATTACGATTACTACGGATACGACTACCACAACTACCGGGGCGGCTATGAAGACCCATACTACGGCTATGATGACTTCCAGGGGTCTgggagaggacgaggagggaggggagcggTCCGCGGCAACGGCAATCAGACCAGGGGTCGTGGCGCTGTCACACCTCGGGGCCGATTGACCTTCTCCCAGCGAGGATGTCCTGGAACGAGCAGCAGAG CAGGGAAACGGGGCCGAGGCCGATCCTGA